One window of the Benincasa hispida cultivar B227 chromosome 3, ASM972705v1, whole genome shotgun sequence genome contains the following:
- the LOC120074166 gene encoding mitogen-activated protein kinase kinase kinase 17-like, whose product MEWVRGDEIGHGSFATINFATPSKTYSGHQFPPLMAVKSSGVVCSASLKNEKQVLDLLGDDCPQIIRCFGESCSYENGEEIYNLFLEYASGGSLADRIQSRGGRLPEFEVRRYTRTILEGLRYIHGKGFVHCDVKPRNILVFDDGDAKIADFGLSKKAGKKRAETGEEAGRFQLRGSPLYMSPESVKDNEYESPCDIWAVGCAVVEMLTGKPAWNCRPESNIYSLLLKIGIGEELPEIPKDLSEEGKDFLGKCLVKDPAKRWTADMLLKHPFVADSGRTVPLTAVDEPSTSPRCPFDFEDWASIHSQEADQRFEEESNCWLNSSCSWLSSPRERLLQLVDNGPVDWSVTNNWVTVR is encoded by the coding sequence ATGGAGTGGGTTCGAGGAGATGAGATTGGACATGGAAGTTTTGCCACCATCAATTTCGCCACGCCTTCCAAGACTTATTCTGGTCATCAATTTCCTCCATTGATGGCGGTTAAATCATCTGGGGTTGTTTGCTCTGCCTCGCTCAAGAACGAAAAGCAAGTTTTGGATCTTCTGGGTGATGATTGCCCACAAATTATTCGCTGTTTTGGGGAGAGTTGTAGTTACGAGAACGGTGAGGAGATTTATAATTTGTTTCTCGAGTATGCTAGTGGTGGGAGTTTAGCTGACAGAATACAGAGCCGCGGTGGTCGGCTGCCGGAATTTGAGGTTAGACGCTACACGAGGACGATTCTCGAAGGCCTTCGGTATATTCATGGAAAAGGATTTGTTCACTGCGATGTAAAGCCTAGAAATATTCTCGTGTTTGATGACGGTGATGCTAAGATTGCGGATTTCGGATTGTCGAAGAAGGCGGGAAAAAAAAGAGCAGAAACAGGGGAAGAGGCAGGGAGATTTCAATTGAGGGGCTCTCCTCTGTACATGTCGCCGGAATCGGTGAAGGATAACGAGTATGAGTCGCCGTGTGACATATGGGCAGTCGGATGTGCGGTGGTCGAGATGTTGACAGGAAAACCCGCTTGGAATTGCAGGCCGGAATCCAACATCTATTCTCTGTTACTCAAAATTGGGATCGGAGAGGAATTGCCGGAAATTCCTAAAGATCTGTCGGAAGAAGGGAAAGATTTTCTCGGAAAATGCTTGGTGAAGGATCCTGCAAAGAGATGGACGGCTGATATGCTTCTGAAGCACCCATTTGTAGCAGACTCGGGGCGGACTGTTCCATTGACGGCCGTGGACGAACCATCAACGTCACCGAGATGCCCTTTCGATTTCGAAGATTGGGCATCGATTCATTCACAAGAGGCCGATCAGAGATTTGAGGAGGAATCAAATTGTTGGTTGAATTCGTCGTGTTCGTGGTTGTCTTCTCCGAGGGAGAGGCTGCTTCAGCTAGTGGACAATGGGCCAGTTGACTGGTCCGTCACGAACAATTGGGTCACCGTCAGATGA